A region from the Coffea eugenioides isolate CCC68of chromosome 9, Ceug_1.0, whole genome shotgun sequence genome encodes:
- the LOC113783602 gene encoding uncharacterized protein LOC113783602 — MSVLQYPEEMNSSDLQIWNNAAFDNGDSEDSSAILKRSWSPLKPRFLNPSDSLESFSSKENENQTHQFQHSSISSVSSLKSPMSQPLKVLDPNGAVERSRIKSIKGNYNQGFADKPILRSNNEGEVHDEKKIDKEIEEIEMEISRLSSRLEALKIEKAEKSVKMSEKKGRIVAAKFMDRKLVGKNAEEKKKIEESLATSAKTKVQRRGLSLGPSEIMAGARRGMSLGPSEILSDVKSRQFGKKESTITPVQPIQSRRKSCFWKLQDIAEEKVTKERRKSLSVSPKSRKNLAGKTQGSRQAVTTVASKKTVKKEEMFGNSVQPKKLFKDAEKSVTATNKKPLRPGRVVASRYNQSSSQTSAMRKRSLPENDKDENKRCDKKRSLSAGKSRETLPEKKNLGTESSRVKKRWEIPTDLVVHSSEAESSSPTTSVVPEILPRIRIARCINETPRDSGPAKRVADLIGRKQYFAEDEEEEPSSLCQALSFADDEV, encoded by the coding sequence CGGTTTTTGAATCCTTCTGATTCACTTGAATCTTTTTCgagtaaagaaaatgaaaatcagacTCATCAGTTCCAGCATTCCTCTATTTCATCTGTTTCTTCACTGAAGTCTCCGATGTCCCAGCCACTCAAGGTTCTTGATCCGAATGGGGCGGTTGAAAGGTCAAGAATAAAGTCAATTAAGGGGAATTATAACCAGGGTTTTGCAGATAAGCCGATTTTGAGGAGTAACAATGAAGGGGAGGTTCATGATGAGAAGAAGATTGATAAGGAAATTGAGGAAATTGAGATGGAAATCAGCAGGCTTTCTTCAAGATTAGAGGCTTTGAAGATTGAAAAGGCTGAGAAAAGTGTGAAAATGtctgaaaagaaaggaaggatTGTGGCTGCAAAGTTTATGGATCGAAAACTGGTTGGCAAGAATGcagaggagaagaaaaagattgaagaAAGTTTGGCTACGAGTGCGAAAACCAAGGTTCAGAGAAGAGGGCTAAGTTTGGGTCCATCAGAGATTATGGCTGGGGCAAGAAGGGGTATGAGTTTGGGACCATCTGAGATACTTTCTGATGTCAAATCCCGGCAATTTGGTAAAAAAGAGAGTACGATTACCCCTGTTCAGCCTATTCAGAGTAGGCGAAAATCGTGTTTCTGGAAGCTGCAAGATATTGCAGAAGAGAAGGTGACtaaagaaaggagaaaaagcTTGAGTGTTAGTCCGAAATCAAGAAAAAATTTAGCAGGAAAAACTCAGGGTTCAAGGCAGGCAGTCACCACAGTTGCATCAAAGAAGACTGTGAAGAAAGAAGAGATGTTTGGTAACTCTGTTCAACCGAAAAAGTTGTTCAAAGATGCTGAAAAGTCAGTTACAGCTACTAATAAGAAGCCATTGAGGCCAGGGAGGGTTGTTGCGAGCCGCTATAATCAGAGTAGTAGTCAGACCTCAGCAATGAGAAAGAGATCTTTGCCTGAAAATGATAAGGATGAAAACAAGAGATGTGATAAGAAACGCTCTCTGTCAGCTGGGAAATCGCGTGAAACACTGCCAGAAAAGAAGAATTTAGGTACTGAGAGCAGCAGGGTGAAGAAGAGGTGGGAAATTCCCACTGATCTTGTTGTTCATAGTTCTGAAGCTGAGAGTTCTTCTCCAACGACCTCTGTCGTGCCTGAAATACTTCCAAGAATTCGTATTGCTCGGTGCATTAATGAGACCCCCAGGGACTCTGGACCAGCCAAAAGGGTAGCTGACTTGATAGGAAGGAAGCAATATTTTGCTGAGGATGAAGAGGAGGAGCCATCATCATTGTGCCAAGCCCTAAGTTTTGCTGATGATGAGGTTTAA